A window from Rhea pennata isolate bPtePen1 chromosome 1, bPtePen1.pri, whole genome shotgun sequence encodes these proteins:
- the LPAR5 gene encoding lysophosphatidic acid receptor 5, translating into MSAANVSQPCKDYSFSHHLLLPGYILIFITGLTLNVIALWIFMRYLRLKSVVMIYMFNLAMSDLIFTLPLPLRLYYYSNHHWPFNDFLCQVSGSVFQINMYGSCLFLMCINLDRYIAIVHPLRWRHLRRPKVAKVLCLIVWIMILMGSIPTAMVHKQNHCMTQNQTVHLCFESFSDNMWQNNLFPLVVLAEILGFLLPLSSVMYCSIRIFWELCQASQTRTLRQQKTIRLLLVNLIIFIICFVPYNTTLAVYGMIKAHILKVEKQTQASVRQVLIVTMLLASMNCMLDPLIYYFSTEGFRNTFKKLQRGQAWDSDIGMLKNQVVENKSHQVHTSSKMKQFPDDNFIHPRGALPSFTTKIFLNAPIEDSEI; encoded by the coding sequence ATGTCAGCTGCCAATGTGTCTCAGCCTTGCAAGGATTACAGCTTCAGCCACCACCTCCTTCTGCCTGGTTACATCCTGATCTTCATTACAGGTTTGACGCTCAATGTGATCGCGCTCTGGATCTTCATGCGCTACCTGCGCCTGAAGTCTGTGGTAATGATCTACATGTTCAACCTGGCCATGAGTGACCTCATCTTCACACTTCCTCTGCCACTGCGACTCTATTACTATTCCAACCACCACTGGCCCTTCAATGACTTTCTGTGCCAGGTCTCTGGCTCTGTCTTCCAGATCAACATGTATGGTAGCTGCCTATTCCTCATGTGCATCAACCTGGATCGCTACATTGCCATTGTACATCCACTCCGCTGGCGTCATCTGCGGCGCCCCAAAGTGGCCAAGGTCCTTTGCCTGATTGTCTGGATTATGATCCTCATGGGATCCATCCCCACAGCCATGGTCCACAAGCAAAACCATTGTATGACACAGAACCAGACTGTTCATCTGTGCTTTGAAAGCTTCAGTGACAATATGTGGCAGAACAACCTCTTCCCTCTAGTTGTCCTGGCTGAAATCCTGggttttcttctgcctctgaGCTCTGTGATGTACTGCTCAATTCGGATCTTTTGGGAGCTCTGCCAGGCCAGCCAGACAAGGACCCTGCGACAGCAGAAGACCATTCGTCTCCTCTTGGTCAATCTGATCATCTTCATCATCTGCTTTGTGCCCTACAACACTACCCTGGCAGTTTACGGGATGATAAAAGCCCACATACTGAAGGTTGAGAAACAAACACAAGCCTCTGTGCGCCAAGTGCTAATTGTGACGATGCTGTTGGCCAGCATGAACTGCATGCTGGACCCCCTGATCTACTACTTTAGTACTGAGGGTTTCCGAAACACCTTTAAAAAACTGCAGCGGGGACAAGCCTGGGACTCAGATATAGGGATGCTAAAGAATCAGGTTGTGGAAAATAAGTCCCACCAAGTCCATACTTCctcaaaaatgaaacagtttccAGATGACAATTTTATCCATCCTCGTGGAGCTTTGCCATCATTTACTACTAAAATATTCCTGAATGCCCCTATTGAGGACTCGGAAATATAA
- the LOC134138585 gene encoding protein Wnt-4-like, with protein MEMVWLYVILIPVQHVFAVTWLYLAKQSSLHGALQDPGGCMGLTGLVEEQVRICQRQMEAMDAVKHGAELAIEECQHQFHSRRWNCSTLQGLQVFGKVIIQGTRESAFIHAISAAGIAFAVTRACSRGELEKCGCDRKIRGVSPEGFQWSGCSDNLSYGIAFSQAFVDNPERSRGIFSSRALMNLHNNEAGRKAILSHMKVECKCHGVSGSCEIRTCWKVMPPFREVGNVLKEKFEGATEVHPTRVGSRKLLVPKSSHFKPYTAHDLIYLLASPDFCNWDPRRGVFGTSGRQCNRTSPAMDGCELLCCGRGFHTAQTEVVERCSCKFRWCCSVKCKQCRHLVEVHSCR; from the exons ATGGAGATGGTGTGGCTGTATGTGATACTGATTCCAGTGCAGCACGTCTTTGCTGTGACCTGGCT GTACCTGGCCAAGCAGAGTTCCCTGCATGGGGCCCTTCAAGACCCTGGTGGCTGCATGGGTCTGACAGGGCTGGTAGAGGAGCAGGTACGCATTTGCCAGCGGCAGATGGAAGCCATGGATGCGGTGAAGCATGGAGCAGAGCTGGCCATCGAGGAGTGCCAGCATCAGTTTCACTCTCGCCGGTGGAACTGCTCCACACTACAGGGCCTGCAGGTCTTCGGCAAAGTCATCATCCAAG GCACACGGGAATCTGCTTTCATTCACGCCATCTCCGCCGCGGGCATTGCCTTTGCTGTGACTCGGGCCTGCAGCCGTGGGGAGCTGGAGAAGTGTGGGTGTGACCGCAAGATCCGAGGAGTCAGCCCCGAAG gTTTTCAGTGGTCAGGCTGCTCTGATAACCTGTCTTATGGGATTGCATTTTCTCAAGCCTTCGTAGACAATCCAGAAAGGAGCCGTGGCATCTTCTCCAGCCGAGCTCTCATGAACCTGCACAATAATGAAGCTGGGAGGAAG GCTATCCTGTCCCACATGAAGGTGGAGTGCAAGTGTCACGGTGTGTCAGGCTCCTGCGAAATACGCACATGCTGGAAAGTCATGCCCCCCTTCCGTGAGGTGGGCAACGTCCTCAAGGAAAAGTTTGAGGGGGCAACGGAGGTTCACCCCACGCGGGTCGGTTCCCGCAAGCTTCTGGTGCCCAAGAGCTCTCACTTCAAGCCCTACACAGCTCATGACCTGATCTACCTGTTGGCCAGTCCAGACTTCTGCAACTGGGATCCCCGGCGTGGGGTCTTCGGCACTTCTGGCCGCCAGTGCAACCGGACATCCCCAGCCATGGATGGCTGtgagctgctgtgctgtgggaGGGGCTTCCACACAGCCCAGACTGAGGTGGTGGAGAGATGTAGCTGCAAGTTTCGCTGGTGCTGCTCGGTCAAGTGCAAGCAATGTCGGCACCTGGTGGAAGTGCACAGCTGCCGCTGA